GTACTGGCTGTGCCTATCCTCAAAGACGGGACAAGGACAAGAGGACATATTCCGCCATTACTTTCTCTTTTGCATGATAAAGAGTTTCTTTACCCGGAAGGCGGACTTTCCCAATTATGCACGCAAGAGGGATGGGTAGCGTTATCCCCTGATGAAAGACGTAAACAATTAAAGCTCTTATGGAATGAAATTTATGAATTTCCTTACTGGAAATCACTTCCAGCGGCTTTAGGTGTAACCAAATAATCTTAGAAAACACAGAAATATTACAGATGTTGAAAGTAGAGTTTTAAATGTCCTCAGATGTACAAATGGACATCGAGCGTCTCGGTTATTTGGGAGATGCTAATTTTATTGAGAAGATTCTAAAAACGTTTTTTTTGGAAATAGAAGAAAAACTTTTAAAATGGCAAAAAGAAGGTGTTTCAGAGGAGGTTGCTCGCCATTCCGTAAATGAATCTATTGCGAATATTGCTAAAATTTTTAAGGGTGAAAACCCTGCGTATCTTTCAATGCCAGCATGGAACGGCGAGCCGCTCGCATTTTGGATTAAAAAGAATGTTGATCTGCCATTTCCGGAAGGTGTGGATGGGCTAGAGATTATTGACGCTTATTTTACCATTTTAACGGCAACTTTTATGCAGGGCTGGCAAGCTTATCAAATGAAAAAGCTAGATGCAGCGCAGTGGGGAGACTGGACAGGTGCTATGCGTCGAAAAATGCGCTTGCAGCTTATAGGGGCTCCCGGATAAGAACGTTATTTTTAGGAAAAGAGAGATTGATGCGCCTTTTTTATCAAAAAACTTTTCGCTTTTTCATATCCTCTTTTCCATTGCTTGGTTTTTCTGTTTTGTCGCCTATCGTTGGGCAGGCGAGGCCTACGATTGAAAAGGCGATAGAGGCCGATTTAGGTACCGATTCAGGTATGGAAGCAGTCTTAAAAGAAAATGCCACAACACCAGCAGCGCTCAGTCTCTTTTTACAAGATTTTCCAAAAGGGGCAGATCTCCATAATCATTTAATCGGTGCTGTTTATGCTGAGAGTTTTCTAAACTGGGCAGAGGCTGACGGAAACTGTGTTCATTTAAAAACGAATGAACTTTCTGCAGAAACCTGTAAAAATCCGCTTTCAAAGGAAGAAAAATCGGCAATTTATTTAATGAATTTCCCAAAAAAACGTGAGGCACTGATTGACGTGATGTCCATGCGTCATTTTGTAGCGCATCCTCATGGGGAAACAGGGCATGACCATTTCTTTAATGCGTTTCATCATATCGGCGTAAAAACTTACCGTACGGGTGATATGATTGCAGAGGCGCGAACCCGGGCGGCAAGAGATCATATTCAATATTTAGAATTAATGATCTCTCCGGATTTATCAGGTGCTATGGCGCAGGGGCAAAAACTTTCAGAAGTTAAAGAGGTTTCTGCTGAAAGGGTTTTTCGTCAATGGCACAAAGAAATTTCTCCATTTTTACCGTTGCGTTTAGAGCGTGCTGTTCAGGAAATTGATCAAGCACAGGCCCGGAGTGATGCGCTATTAGGATGTCATAAAAGGTCACCAAGAGAAGGATGTAAGGTTAATGCACGTTATCTCTATCAGGTGATACGCACAGCGCCTCCAAAAGAGGTTTTCTCACAACTTGCCATTGGCTACGCTCTGACTTCGAAAGATCCACGATTCGTTGGAATTAATTTTGTTGCACCGGAAGATGCGCCAATTGCTCTAAAAGATTATACACTGCACATGCAGATGTTTCATTTTTTTCATCATCTTTATCCGCACGTTCATCTTGCTTTGCATGCGGGAGAGCTTACCAGTGAACTGGTTGGAAAGGATGCCCTTAAAGACCATATTCGCCAAGCTGTTGAGATTGCAGGGGCGGAACGTATTGGGCATGGGGTGGATATTGCCTACGAAGAAAAATCCCAACAGCTTTTAAAAGAAATGGCTAAGAAAAAGATTTTAGTGGAAATTAATTTGACTTCTAACGATGAAATTCTAGGCATAAAAGGTAAGCAGCATCCGCTTTCTCTCTATCAAAAGGCAGGTGTTCCTGTTTCTCTTTCGACAGATGATGAGGGTATATCACGTGGCGATTTGACGCAGGAATATGTCAGAGCTGTGTTTGAGCAGGGAGCCTCTTATCAAGATTTAAAGAATTTCAGTCAAACAGGTTTAGAATATGCGTTTTTAGAAGGAAAATCTCTTTGGAAAGCGCAGGTTGGCGGTATTTTCGTTTCCGCTTGTAAAAAGGCGCAAATAAAAAGGCATTTAACAGACAAGTGCCAGAAATATCTCGAAAAGAATGAAAAAGCGGCGCAGGAATGGGAGCTTGAGAAAAGATTTCAAACCTTTGAAAATCTCTATTTATTAAAAACGGAAAAGGTGAAATGACACAAATTTTTTCTTGGAAAAATTGGAAAAGCAAAACTCTTTTGGGAGTGTGTGCGCTGACCTGTCTTTCTTTATCAGGACATATTGCCATAGCGGCACCTCAAAAGGAGATTTCAGATCATCAGAAAAAAATGGCTGTTCGGGTTGTTGTTTTAACCGCTTTTGAAATTGGAAAAGATACAGGAGATCAGGCTGGAGAACTTCAAAATTGGGTCGAAAAATATCCTCTGAATAAAAAAATTGAGGCAAAAGATAGTTATCATGGACATTATTTTTATAATGAAAAAGATCATGTTCTCGGTGTTTTGCTAGGCGAAGGGCATACCAGCACAGCGCAATCTTTAACTGCCTTGTTAAAAGATCCACGTTTTGACTTTAGCCATGCTTATTTTGTTTTGGCAGGGATTGCTGGTGGAAATCCGCATAAGATTTCTGTTGGGAGCGTGGCGTTGGCACGTTACGTTGTCAATGGCGGTATGTCACATATGATTGACCCAAGAGACATGCCAAAAGAGTGGCGTGATCCTTATATTCCAGCTCAATCCAGTGAGCCGTATCCTGTGCCACGGCCGGCAGCCCATTCTCAAGCCGGCGACATGGTTTATGATTTAAATTCATCTTTGGTTGATTGGGCCTTTGATAAGGTTTCTCAATACCCTTTGCCAGATAGTGAGAAATTACAAAATTCACGTAAGGCCTACGCCGATTATCCAGCGGCGCAAAAAGCGCCAGAGGTTGTTATCGGTGATGTGATTTCAAGTGAGACTTTCTGGGCAGGGCCGCATAGCAATGCATGGGCTGAAAGATGGGTGGATTACTGGACAGAGGGTAAAGGCTATTTCTCTACCACAGCGATGGAAGATCTTGCTGTGCCACTTGTTTTGGAAAGAGAAGCGAAGGCAGGGTTGGTTGATTCTAAGCGCTTGCTTGTTTTCCGCTCTGTCAGTAACTTTGACATGCCTCCAGCGGGGAAAGAGACGGCGGATCTATTTAAACAAGGAGAGGAAGGCTATATTGGTCTGGATGCTTCTGTAAATAATGTTTATTCTGTTGCCTCAATCATTGTTCGTGAAATTTCACAACATTGGCAGTCTTATAAAATGACTGTGCCTCAATCAGAATCTAAAGCGTAATAGAATTAAAGGGAAGGGCATCTTATTGTTTAGTCAGATATGTACAGATCTTGTCGGATGGGCAACATTGGGTTCCTCTATTTGCTCAGGCCTTTCTGCCAAACTCTGGTGGGATGCTTCTCGCTTGCGTTTGCCCGAAAGATCTATGAAAGCAATCGGCTCTTTGAAATTACAGCAAATTTCAATGGAGAAAGCCTTTGATCAAATTGATACGGGCTTAAACAATCTTAATGAGATACAAGTTGCACTCACAGAGAATAGCCGGGCCAATGCCAGAGCGGCTATTTGTGGTATGGGCGGAAGCGGTCTAGCCGCTTTAGCACTTTTACTAGGTCTTTTGTCTCATTTGCATTAAGTTAGGGATTCTTATAGGTTTCGAGAGGGCTATCCCTTCATAAGAAAATTTGACTTTTCTGTGAAAATAAGGAATATAGTTCTTGAAATTTTTTCTTATTGGCCGTACCTCAGTACTATTCTGAAGAGAGTTTAATAAGAGTTTTTACCAACACAAGTTAAGACGCGTCTTAGACGTGGAAAGTGGAACATGAAAATACGTCATAGTCTAAAATCAGCTAAAACGCGCGATAAAAACTGTCAAATTGTTCGTCGCAGAGGCCGCGTTTACGTTATTAATAAAAAGAATCCTCGCATGAAGGCCCGTCAAGGCTAAGAGGATTTCCTTTTGATAAGATAAAAAACCCTGATTCTTAGAGAGATCTGAGAGTCAGGGTTTTTTATGTTTGTTATTTAAAGATTTTAGAATGGCTAACGATAAAAAAGAGATTATCCTTTTATCGTTTACAATATTTCTATTTTAGAAATGCCCACCGGTTCCAAATGGCCCAAAGTCAATATTTGCGGCCATACGTTTCTTTTGCTCCTCATCCAATAGGGTAATCAGAGAATCATCTTTTTTAGCCGCACTTAAGACTTCATCTGTGGTGTGAGCCATTGTTTTCTTAAGCATGTCAGGGTTAAAGCTATCTATTTTTGAAGCATTTTCAGAAGAGGAGACACCGGAAAATTTACCAAGGTCAACTGTCACTTGATGATCTACTTGGTGTAAGAGATCAATCAGAGAGGAATGAGTGTCCATTTTGCGATGTGGATCAAGGAATACGTTCTTGTCTGGCTCTCCAGGGATGAAAGAATCGTTTGATGCACCTTCGGGTAAAATACCGTCTTTTGGATATAAGAGATTACCTGAACTATCTTTAAATGGTAGGGGAATATAGGGCGTTAATGGCGCCGTTTCGCCATGACCAAAACCAGAGAATGTTCCAGAAATTGTGTCTGAGAATGGGGTTGCGCCACCGGAAACGGTTACGCCAACAGCACGAATAGTATCTTGAACAGTA
The sequence above is drawn from the Acetobacteraceae bacterium genome and encodes:
- a CDS encoding purine nucleoside permease; the encoded protein is MTQIFSWKNWKSKTLLGVCALTCLSLSGHIAIAAPQKEISDHQKKMAVRVVVLTAFEIGKDTGDQAGELQNWVEKYPLNKKIEAKDSYHGHYFYNEKDHVLGVLLGEGHTSTAQSLTALLKDPRFDFSHAYFVLAGIAGGNPHKISVGSVALARYVVNGGMSHMIDPRDMPKEWRDPYIPAQSSEPYPVPRPAAHSQAGDMVYDLNSSLVDWAFDKVSQYPLPDSEKLQNSRKAYADYPAAQKAPEVVIGDVISSETFWAGPHSNAWAERWVDYWTEGKGYFSTTAMEDLAVPLVLEREAKAGLVDSKRLLVFRSVSNFDMPPAGKETADLFKQGEEGYIGLDASVNNVYSVASIIVREISQHWQSYKMTVPQSESKA
- a CDS encoding 50S ribosomal protein L36; this encodes MKIRHSLKSAKTRDKNCQIVRRRGRVYVINKKNPRMKARQG
- a CDS encoding adenosine deaminase; amino-acid sequence: MRLFYQKTFRFFISSFPLLGFSVLSPIVGQARPTIEKAIEADLGTDSGMEAVLKENATTPAALSLFLQDFPKGADLHNHLIGAVYAESFLNWAEADGNCVHLKTNELSAETCKNPLSKEEKSAIYLMNFPKKREALIDVMSMRHFVAHPHGETGHDHFFNAFHHIGVKTYRTGDMIAEARTRAARDHIQYLELMISPDLSGAMAQGQKLSEVKEVSAERVFRQWHKEISPFLPLRLERAVQEIDQAQARSDALLGCHKRSPREGCKVNARYLYQVIRTAPPKEVFSQLAIGYALTSKDPRFVGINFVAPEDAPIALKDYTLHMQMFHFFHHLYPHVHLALHAGELTSELVGKDALKDHIRQAVEIAGAERIGHGVDIAYEEKSQQLLKEMAKKKILVEINLTSNDEILGIKGKQHPLSLYQKAGVPVSLSTDDEGISRGDLTQEYVRAVFEQGASYQDLKNFSQTGLEYAFLEGKSLWKAQVGGIFVSACKKAQIKRHLTDKCQKYLEKNEKAAQEWELEKRFQTFENLYLLKTEKVK